taataccgtgaaaccgtgatattttctgagatggttatcatgcaaccctaatatatgtatatacacacacacaataacaacagttttagtggtttgagtgaaccacacttttatatccagtttccttttcaaaagagtttatacaaagtaaatgttacatcctgcttaaatgtccctgtttgtttggacaatattattttcgtgaaaattcatatgttcttatttattgttctattttatttaggtgcaatattgagaaaataacaagtttgcagtaatgcaaagatttttaaatttgtaaaaatattttaatttgaaaacactgcatttatagatgttattgttgctagtttgtatgtttgagttgaaaaatacacatttcagcattatcagtaatctatttgtacattttccttgataaccaagcaagttgactcatgttaccatttgtttattatatcgcaatattaacctcaataatcgcaatatgactttttcccCAAATAGTGCAGCCCTACAAAGCATGCTGTATTACTGAGAAAGATTTGTAGATGATGTCATGTTTGTGCAATCTTGAATGCATATCTTACTGATAAGACTGGTGTGTAATGTAACACATATCAATTTATATGACAACAATTTCTGTTAAAAGTAATGTGTTGCATGTGTAGAGTTTGAGTTTGTCAGCCTGTTTTTGAATTATTGACCATATGTGTGCAGGTTTTGGTTTCAGTGCAATAAATTAAACCTTAATTTCTCTTCATTCAgaagaaaaacaaagcaaaagaagGTGAGAAGCAAATAAAGGAAGTCATCATCAGCCTTAAAGATAGAAACGGTGAGTGGGTTCTCAGAATCATATCATGTTTATACATGGGGTCTGTGCATTTGGTGACATTCTGAACACAGAGTTCCTCACTTTCAGAACTTTTTATAAAACAATCTACATGTCTAGCAGCTTGTCATTATTAAATATAAGCAGATTATTTCATAATGTCCCATTTTAAGCCTCAAATGCATGTTTGTGACTTCCAGATCCTGATGTATGAGCTACAGTTATTATGTATTAATGTGTACTTTTCCTATGTATGATTCAAAGTCCGTTGAATGTTGCACAAATCCATTGTGATGTGTGTTGATGTTGGCAGAGCACAGGGTTTGGTAGTGCTAATGTTAGGTTGTTTGGACCTGTTCGGTCTTTTGTGTTGCTGGCCCTGAGCAATCCTGGCTTGTGTTCATGGAGATGTTGTGTCAGATGCACCCTAGAGCAAACAACATATTGTTCTCTGTTAGGTATACTCTCATCTGATGAGCAGAAATCTGGCttggagaatcgattggaaacatATGAGTGGCAGCTGAAGATACTACATACCGTTTTGACGGCTTCAGGAGACCAGGAGAGAGACAAGCTCCTCAAGGACCATCCTGGAGACATTTGCACATTGGTCCACAGCATTATAGCGAAGGTAGAGAACCCTTTGTGAGTTTAAAGGAATTTTTGACTAAAAAAATAAGACTGTCATTATTCACAGAACAAATTTCATGCAGAACCTGCATGACTTTATttcctcagtggaacacaaaagttgaattattttttttagagtAAAAGAGTATGAGGACTTACGAACActctgtttccacctggtattaccaTGTGTCTCCTCTGACCACTTGTGTTCGAATTTCAAGGGGAGGGGGCATTGATTTCATGCCTGTGTTACAGCACGatggtaaataaaaaaaagtcaaaacacaaagaaagtgtaaaaaaaaaacaaaacaaaaaaactcatgCATGTTGACGTCAGACACACCGAGAAAGATCCAAGAAGTTCTCATGCTTGCATATGTATTCACTTTTTCAAAGTTTCTGtttggatggttatttcctttttaaagcGCACATAACAGGCAAAGTTTAACCCTTGTTTTTGCGCAGCCGtcgattgacaggtgagggtggTGCTTCCCTGACTGATTGTGTTTCACACCACTAGTGGTcaaaaacataaaagtataatttaattGATCCATAAGACTCATGCACCATATTCCAAGTCATATGATAGCGTTAgtgtgagaaacagaaacagaaagaggtgttttgttttttttcttcccgctctgctagttttgtttgtttgcttttccaATTAGAAAGCACCATCTGCATACTTGGGctcataaaaagtattttttattctgTCTTGAATGGAACAAATCTCTCACATGTAGCTTCAAGTTTAAAGCCATTCAAGAAAGACTAGTCTTTTGATCCCAgattatgtcagcaggctatataTTATGGAGCTGTAAACAGTAATAAACAAGACTTTTCCATTCCAGCATAATTGGGAACATTGTAAATTCAGAACACATTTGTTATAATGTCTGTACAGGGCTTTGGTATCAGTGCTTTAGTACACCTGTCCTAGTGGTAACCTCTGACCAACAAAGCTAAACCTGTTTGTATGGAGAGATGTTATTCATTGGCCTACGAAGAGGGCTGGTTTGTGAGTTTAAGCATACTGAGGAACACCACTTGTTTTAACAAGGGCGAACAAAAATGGCATGTTTAGTGTTTGTTCATTACTTGTGCTTTTAATAACTATAGACCttttatattctatattatcaacctttatttttatttattccacAAAATTTTACTTGTTCACCACTATGTTTACATTCTCTGTATTACATTGTGCATGTCTTGTGTATCAACAGGTGAAGACTGAGATAACCGCTGATCTAAATGATCTTCATGAAAAGCAGATGAGGAGCACATTAGAACAGCATCAGAGAGCAACAGAAGGTCAGAACAAAGTAAAACCTATTTATATACAGTCGGGTCCAAAAGAGACCACTAGTTTTCTaactttgaaaatatgttttagcAACTTGGTTGATAAGTTGATATTTATTGGTAGGAACTCTGCAAGTGCAAAACCTGgtgattagggatgcactgatatgaaATTTCTGGGCCAATACGATAACTCTCAACTCTTTGTGGCCTATACAGATacatacattttcacacaaaataaaagttcacatttttcatgcttCTACCTGGAACTGCTTTctaattaattacaaaaaataggtgtcatttaaaagcttggaCTTTGGACTGCTATTTAAAGTTTGATGGATATAACATGAAGCATAATTGTGCCTATATTACAGATGTATGCTgatttaaatgataaataataatgcCCATTTATATAGGTGTTTACGGTATTGTATACGAGATAttgaaataatcctcacagagCAACATAAGTTtggctctcactcacacatacacgctGTGTATGCGCACTGTCGCTTGACACTGCATGAGTCTCTGCCTGAAGGATAGACGTCGCAGGCAGTCAGATAATTGGTTTTATTGGTAATTGAATTATTGGTAAAAATAGTCTGTGACAATTCCATTATCTGCacaataatatttagatttttcccaTTTATCTGCCAATAATATATCAGCCTGTCGATATATCGTGCATCCTACTGGTGATCCATTATATCCCAGCATGATATGTGAATTTTACATATAGCtttttgtgtgcttcaatggaagtaaGGAAATCTGGCCTGGAGTTAACATGGTCACTAACactaatttgtttacatttgattagtgacctagaaatagtgcagaataggGTTGAGGTGGTATACAGGTTTCACTATATAACATTGTATGACAATTGATATttttcataccatgtacatttgcttatctattctacggtattgagaaaaaagaaATGCACGTGCAGGAAAAATAATTGCACGCATGCATGTGTGCAACAACCAGGCTTCTTTCGATATTTCGGTgctcagacctcaaaactgatgttaccaatttaaattctagtgagacttttctagtttaaagcattacagaGGAAGTCtagtcgaacctctcaaacagtagaccgcactgaggaggaaaagagcaacactgtgctatgcgcttttctttttaattatttattattatacatcacctttacaaaattgtttcacgattttacatgttTTGACAAAATTGTATAGTTTCATATgtaataatctaaaggtagaatctattagaccttcaagatgtgtttcagctagtatttattttgtataaatacttaaatttattattactattattcaagTCTAGCTACACTGACCCAACCATGGTAatgagcctttcctcctgtgtaatatgtactgtttgaattatgtttcaaATTAGGAAACAACTGGGATATGAACGGGctcataagtaaatatgctcttaaatttttaaaaggggggagaggaaacttcctgtagattttgttgtttgtcaacaacaaaaataacatcacttaatgcatgtccttgtacttgaaaaccatgaaacaAAACTATGACCCAGGATACATTTAAATACaggttacttttttttatttttatggtgggttgccacttgatttccaatgtaaaatctggtcctgaaacaaaaccagttgagaaccacagagTTAAAGGTAAAGACAGGAGCAGTTTGGCTATGCTGTcgtgcacatacagtatatgttaattattaataatcataggacattacttaaaAGCTCAcgcagtttattttatttttcatttagtagttaatttaacatgctatgctaacatgtaaactaacatgctttagttatataacatgttattagttacatgcaattttttttatcatgtttattattataattctgttagctttcttattttatttattttcaaaggggagacttttttttttttttttttttttatacacatacttccatttttaaaaaaaaattcaattataATAGTGTTTGTTCAACCCccccaaaacaatacaaaataaaactttgttttcactcctttaagggtcattgtagctgatgataataatagtgtaataccgtataccttgaaaccgtgatattttctgagactgttatcgtaTCGTgcaaatctcataccgttgcaaccctagcgCAATACcttaaatatttcttcattttgTGTCATAACATTTTTCTTATCCTTAAACTTTCAACACTTCAACAGAAGTCCCAGATTATGGATGTGGTGTAAGACCCCACTGTATATCAAATCCtttctagttaaaaaaaaataattactgacTAATTGTTTACTCTGCAGAGCTACGACTATTACACAGTGAAGAGAAGAATGTTGTAAATGAAACACACACAGCAACTGAGAATGCTTTAAAGGTAAAGtatgtgtttatttgtaatgCCACTGTTCAGATTTTcctcaatacattttatttagaacTGATATAATATACTGTGCTCTCCATGCCAAGCCAGTCATACCAGAATTGTCTTTGAAGTGATTGGTCTGAACTTTCTATGAACTCAGGACAAGATTGAAGGGCTGACATCAGAACTGAAGCTGTTCAATGAGTTAAAGCGCAGAGCTGAGGAGTCCACGCTCAAGAGGGACCTACAGAGAAATATTGAGGTTTGTTGTTATGACAATAGAGATGTTTTATCAAAGCACACTTCAGATAACTGTGGTTCCAGTACATTGTTTATTCAGTTgaatctgtctttctgtctaagACTCATGGCGGCCCTGGTGCATTCTGGGAGCAGGAGCAGGAGAGCCTGTTATTTGTCATTGAAATGAAGCGTGAGCGTTTACAGGAGCAGGGGAACAAACTGCTGCACATGGAAACACTGGTACACACTTTACTCCCCTCTCTAAAAACACTTTAGATAAATCTTTGCTTTGCTAAAAAAGAAGGCTCTACAAAAAGAGCATggaatttttgtgtgtgtgtgtgtgtgtgtgtgtgtgtgtgtgtgtgtgtgtgtgtgtgtgtgtgtgtgtgtgtgtatacacacactatagaaatttccatgcTCTTTTCAtggatatatataatatattttattttttttttggtctgctctaaaaatattttattagctaGATTTTGCAACTTGAAACTTGCAATCTATTGTGCTGTCCAATTTGTGAGTGAATTGTTCTTTTGAGGTAATCCTTGTCAATGCATAGCTcaaaatggttcacaaataaagtGCAACAATCTGTTTCTATAAGTAAAAAACCCATTTAATTTTTCCATagacaaatttatttttaacgCTAACATGTAAACCTTTAAAGAGCGTGGTATATGCCAACGGGggcattcaaaggatgccagggggtgcGGAGCGCAAATTAGTAGAGGGGGGGGACgataggttacaaatggggggcatTTATcaatcataataatcaaatctatcgtcGAGTTCCTCTTTTcattaaaacgtttatctagacttTGAGTGTATCAGTTGGTTGTCAATTATACAGGTTGACACACATTTGTACCGTGGTTCATCTGATTTTTAAGTCTAGTGACACATCTTATGTATCTGGTTTACCAGCATCAAATACACAGGCAGAGGAACAACctctgctaatgcacctgtatggctctgtagatggatacggctaaatggacagagcagcgcaacgCTCCAGTTCTTAAACTCGCAACTTTGTGAAAATCAGTGAGAAGCGGAAATCTTTTGAATTCAGCACAGAAATCTTCACAACCACCCTTCAATTTACTATAGGAACACTAACTGTACTTAAAGCATAAATAGGTTGATAATAAATGTGGTCACTAATTCAGCTCTTAAATTTGCATTGAGCAAAATGATGCAGTGCATCGAAGTTGCACTGAGCAagtaaagcaaataaaaaaaatattgtggttttttttttctttttggtacAACAAAGTCTCTGCTTTCAAACTATATCACGctgcatacactcactgagcactttattatgaacattaTACTAATACTGCTCTCAAAACATCCTCAATCCTTTGAGGCATGGAATttcacaagatgttggaaacattcctttgatTCTGCTCCTTGTTGACATTATTGAATAacacaatttctgcagatttgtcagctgcacattcaagCTGCCATTCTACCACATCACAAAGATGATTGGATTCAGATCCGGTGAATGGGAAGGCCACAGTAGAACTTTGAAGGGATGCACAGGATCAGAAATGGTACTTAAATAGGCTGTGGCTTTCAAGtgatgattgattggtattaacaggaccaaagtgtgccaagaaaacccACACCATTGCACCACAGCCACCAGCCtgtactgttgacacaaggcaggttgagTCCATTCATGCTGTTGGCACCACATTCTGACCCtgccatctgtgtacctcagaaGAAATTGAGATTAATCAAAGGAAgctacatttttccagtcttcaactctccagttttggtgagcctgtgcccactgcagcctccgcTTTCTGGTTTGGCTGACGGAAGTGGAAGTGAAAGTCTTCCGCTGTTGTAGCCCTTCCGCCACcatgttcaatgtgttgtgcattctgagatgctattctgttcactgcAATTGAAcatagtggttatctgagttgccgTAGCCTTTCTTTCAACTCAaaacagtctgaccattctctgttgacctctctcagcaacaaggcatttccgtctgcagaactgccgctcactgaatgttttttttgtttttggcaccattctgactgttgtgtgtgaaaatctcaggagatcagcccatctggcaccaacaatcatgtaatggtcaaaatcactgagatcacattttttgatgtgaacattaactgaagccccttGCAcagatctgcatgattttatgcattgcacttctgccacacgattggctgattacataatcgcatgaataagtaggtttacaggtattcctaataaagtgctcattgatattttatttataaaatgtatatataatataatataatataatatgcaaatatatacagtgcatctggaaagtattcacagcacttacatttttccacattttattatgttacatccttattccaaaatggattaaattcattgtttgtattcaattttgaataaaataataccacataatgacaacgtgaaagaagtttgtttaaaatctttgcaaatttattaaaaataaaaatgaaaaaaaaataacacatgtaaataagtattcacagcctttgctcaatactttgttgaagcacctttggcaccaattacagcctcaagtctttttgtgtatgataatacaagcttggcacacctatttttgggcagtttctcccatttctCTTtgtaggacctctcaagctccatcaggttggatgaggagcatcagtgcacagccattttcagatctctccagagaagttaaatcgggttcaagtctgggctctggctgggccactcaaggacattcacagagttgtgctgtagccactcctttgttatcttggctgtgtgcttagggtcgttgtcctgttggaagttgaaccttcaccccagtcagaggtccagagcgctctggagcaggttttcatcaaggatgtctgtgtacattgctgcattcatctttccctcgatcctgactagtctcccagttcctgccactgaaaaacatccccacagcatgatgctaccaccaccatgcttcactgtagggatggtattggccaggtgatgagtgcctggtttcctccagacatgacgctttccattcaggccaaagagatcaatctttgtttctcaTAGTCAGAGAGTCCTTCagatgccttttggcaaactccaggcaggctgtcatgtcccttttactgaggagtggcttccatcagGCCActataccatacaggcctgattggtggagtgctgcagatatggttgttcttctggaaggttctcctctctccacagagaaactctggagctctgtcagagtgaccatcaggttcttggtcacctccctgactaaggcccttctcccccgatcgctcattttggccgggcggccagctctaggaagagtcgtggtggttccaaacttccatttcggatgatggaggccactgtgctcattgggaccttcaatgctgcagaaatgtttctgtacccttccccagatctgtgcctcgatacaatcctgtctctgcaGTCTACAGACAGttctttggacttcatggcttggtttgtgctcttacatgcactgttaactgtgggaccttatatagacaggtatgtgcctttccaaatca
This region of Xyrauchen texanus isolate HMW12.3.18 chromosome 23, RBS_HiC_50CHRs, whole genome shotgun sequence genomic DNA includes:
- the ccdc69 gene encoding coiled-coil domain-containing protein 69 isoform X1, which produces MGCHNSKVCGQVSRKKKKNKAKEGEKQIKEVIISLKDRNGILSSDEQKSGLENRLETYEWQLKILHTVLTASGDQERDKLLKDHPGDICTLVHSIIAKVKTEITADLNDLHEKQMRSTLEQHQRATEELRLLHSEEKNVVNETHTATENALKDKIEGLTSELKLFNELKRRAEESTLKRDLQRNIETHGGPGAFWEQEQESLLFVIEMKRERLQEQGNKLLHMETLVEKNLSLEDQLLHVLQQNEDFRVRIDNYQSLIHQLSKEQNELQEALENQSLQSQKLSQEKEELLFKLVHNRDSCSSFHLTSIVPAEVSPS
- the ccdc69 gene encoding coiled-coil domain-containing protein 69 isoform X2; the encoded protein is MGCHNSKVCGQVSRKKKNKAKEGEKQIKEVIISLKDRNGILSSDEQKSGLENRLETYEWQLKILHTVLTASGDQERDKLLKDHPGDICTLVHSIIAKVKTEITADLNDLHEKQMRSTLEQHQRATEELRLLHSEEKNVVNETHTATENALKDKIEGLTSELKLFNELKRRAEESTLKRDLQRNIETHGGPGAFWEQEQESLLFVIEMKRERLQEQGNKLLHMETLVEKNLSLEDQLLHVLQQNEDFRVRIDNYQSLIHQLSKEQNELQEALENQSLQSQKLSQEKEELLFKLVHNRDSCSSFHLTSIVPAEVSPS